In Deinococcus proteolyticus MRP, a single genomic region encodes these proteins:
- a CDS encoding YraN family protein, with protein sequence MKGADAEERAARFLAAQGREILSRNYRIPGGEIDLVTREGGTLVFTEVRHRRAGRYGSAAESVTARKLALMHRAAMEYLTRELGRDDLPCRLEVLTIDGDVETGRLDIIPLT encoded by the coding sequence ATGAAAGGCGCGGACGCCGAGGAGCGGGCGGCCCGCTTTCTGGCGGCGCAGGGCCGCGAGATTCTCAGCCGCAACTACCGGATTCCCGGCGGTGAGATTGACCTGGTGACACGCGAAGGCGGCACGCTGGTCTTTACCGAGGTGCGGCACCGCCGCGCAGGTCGCTACGGCAGCGCTGCCGAGAGCGTGACCGCACGCAAGCTGGCGCTGATGCACCGCGCCGCGATGGAGTACCTGACCCGTGAACTGGGCCGCGACGACCTGCCCTGCCGGCTGGAAGTCCTGACTATCGACGGCGACGTAGAGACGGGCCGCCTAGACATCATCCCGCTGACCTGA
- a CDS encoding putative dsRNA-binding protein, protein MPDNPKGELIAALAAQGLSPEFRVDGSGPAHAPRFVAEVWCDGQRLGQGEGRSRREAERGAAVQALEELLPGELHPGQSLRAEPQDGSLALTAPWPLHPALLAEALAVADSRSPQGTPLPEVGRRAAALYRSLLTGLGHGPASAVPTQGEPAPAGPVQGEPVQTEPAGS, encoded by the coding sequence ATGCCGGACAACCCCAAAGGAGAGCTGATTGCAGCGCTGGCCGCCCAGGGCCTGAGCCCCGAGTTCCGTGTGGACGGCAGCGGCCCGGCCCACGCCCCCAGGTTCGTGGCCGAGGTCTGGTGCGACGGTCAGCGGCTGGGGCAGGGCGAGGGCCGCAGCCGGCGGGAAGCGGAGCGCGGCGCGGCCGTGCAGGCATTGGAAGAGCTGCTGCCCGGCGAGCTGCACCCCGGACAATCGCTGCGGGCAGAACCGCAAGACGGATCTCTTGCTCTCACTGCGCCCTGGCCGCTGCACCCGGCCTTGCTGGCCGAGGCGCTGGCGGTGGCCGACAGCCGCTCGCCGCAGGGCACTCCGCTGCCGGAAGTCGGCCGGCGGGCGGCCGCGCTGTACCGCAGCCTGCTGACCGGGCTGGGGCATGGGCCGGCTTCGGCTGTGCCAACGCAGGGAGAGCCGGCGCCGGCAGGACCGGTGCAGGGAGAGCCAGTGCAGACAGAACCGGCCGGGTCATGA
- a CDS encoding phosphodiester glycosidase family protein, with translation MPPLRPAAPAQASGSWYAGLLYAAMLCGLLAGSSAQALTLQQIRGGLTTYTVATVDLRRDDLRLHWINPTTGQPYQTFAQLRERLRKEGDRALFLTNSGIYAPGYKPLGLHVEGGRELVPLNFARTGGNFALLPNGVFWVDGGRAGVSETGEYVAQKLRPQYATQSGPLLLRRGQVHPSFSEKSTSFKLRSGVGVCSDGRVRFAVSNAPVNFYAFAVFFRDVLRCPDALYLDGSISAYATPDTDTQLANFAGMWSVSLPAPSRS, from the coding sequence ATGCCACCCCTCCGTCCGGCAGCGCCCGCCCAGGCTTCAGGCTCCTGGTACGCGGGCCTGCTCTACGCGGCCATGCTCTGTGGGCTGCTTGCCGGCTCCTCAGCCCAGGCGCTGACCTTGCAGCAGATTCGCGGCGGCCTGACCACGTACACTGTGGCGACCGTGGACCTGCGCCGCGACGACCTGCGGCTGCACTGGATCAATCCCACCACGGGGCAGCCGTACCAGACCTTTGCGCAGCTGCGGGAGCGTCTGCGTAAGGAGGGTGACCGTGCCCTCTTCCTGACCAACAGCGGCATCTATGCGCCCGGCTACAAGCCTCTGGGCCTGCATGTGGAAGGCGGCCGGGAACTGGTGCCACTGAACTTCGCACGCACGGGCGGCAATTTCGCCCTGCTGCCCAACGGGGTGTTCTGGGTGGACGGCGGCCGGGCCGGAGTCAGCGAAACTGGCGAATACGTGGCCCAGAAACTGCGCCCGCAGTACGCCACGCAGTCGGGGCCATTGCTGCTGCGGCGCGGACAGGTTCATCCCTCGTTCAGCGAAAAAAGCACCTCGTTCAAGCTGCGTAGCGGGGTCGGGGTATGCAGCGATGGGCGGGTACGCTTTGCCGTCAGCAACGCTCCGGTGAACTTCTATGCCTTCGCTGTCTTTTTCCGCGATGTCCTGCGTTGCCCGGACGCGCTGTATCTGGACGGCAGCATCAGTGCCTACGCCACGCCCGACACCGACACGCAGCTGGCGAACTTTGCGGGCATGTGGAGCGTGTCGCTGCCTGCGCCCAGCCGCTCCTGA
- a CDS encoding Glu/Leu/Phe/Val dehydrogenase family protein, whose amino-acid sequence MLIFDELQTRGHESLSLIQHPLTGLRAVLAVHSTVLGPAIAGVRLRQLDEEALVRSALDLSESLTFKSALAGLNYGGGACVIMPGDSDLLTSKTQPHAREALFRALGRELRPLSSRVILTEDIGVTPRDISFVAQETPGTLGQHTDTSRVTGYGVYRGMKAAAKYVLDSESLRGVRVAIYGLGAMGRELAEHLHREGARLIVADRRPAVMQELVEDFGATAMEPADILDAPCDIFAPCAEGGSISLAAVPRLQCRMIAGGEHHPLTRAGENAVREAGIVYVPDFAINSAGLIAAAHGCGKEEAAEQVYQTVSRICEVARHSAQPVHTVARLMAEQRISLIGSLGRRE is encoded by the coding sequence GTGCTGATTTTTGACGAGCTACAGACCCGCGGCCACGAGTCGCTGTCGCTGATTCAGCATCCTCTTACCGGCCTGCGGGCTGTGCTGGCGGTACATTCCACAGTGCTGGGCCCGGCCATTGCAGGCGTGCGCCTGCGCCAGCTGGACGAGGAGGCTCTGGTCCGCTCGGCACTGGACCTCAGCGAGAGCCTGACCTTCAAGTCGGCGCTGGCGGGGCTGAATTACGGCGGCGGAGCCTGCGTGATTATGCCCGGCGACAGCGACCTGCTGACTTCCAAGACGCAGCCGCACGCCCGCGAGGCCCTGTTCCGTGCCCTGGGCCGTGAACTGCGCCCGCTGAGCAGCCGGGTGATTCTGACCGAGGACATCGGTGTGACGCCGCGCGACATTTCTTTTGTGGCGCAGGAAACGCCGGGAACACTGGGCCAGCACACCGACACCAGCCGTGTGACCGGCTACGGGGTATACCGGGGCATGAAAGCGGCTGCCAAATACGTGCTGGACAGCGAGAGCCTCCGCGGCGTGCGGGTCGCCATCTACGGCCTGGGCGCGATGGGCCGTGAGCTGGCCGAGCACCTGCACCGCGAGGGAGCCCGCCTGATTGTGGCCGACCGCCGCCCGGCCGTCATGCAGGAGCTGGTCGAGGATTTCGGCGCTACAGCGATGGAGCCCGCCGACATCCTGGACGCGCCCTGCGACATTTTCGCGCCGTGTGCCGAAGGCGGGAGTATCTCGCTGGCGGCCGTGCCCCGGTTGCAGTGCCGCATGATTGCCGGAGGAGAGCACCACCCGCTGACCCGGGCCGGCGAGAATGCGGTGCGCGAGGCCGGCATCGTCTACGTGCCCGACTTTGCCATCAACAGTGCCGGCCTGATTGCGGCGGCCCACGGCTGCGGCAAGGAAGAAGCGGCCGAGCAGGTGTATCAGACTGTGTCGCGCATCTGCGAGGTGGCGCGGCACTCGGCGCAGCCGGTGCATACGGTAGCCCGCCTGATGGCCGAGCAGCGGATTTCGCTGATTGGCAGCCTGGGCCGGCGCGAGTAG
- the glpX gene encoding class II fructose-bisphosphatase, which produces MNNNPTEAELRSQQFEHALVLETARVTEAAALAASSWVGMGDKNAVDGAGTTAMREVLSSLNIRGTVVIGEGEMDEAPMLYIGEELGQGEYEVDIAVDPVEGTSVTAKGLPNGIAVIALSEKGGLMHAPDCYMEKLVVPPPAANKVSLDYSIAENLKIIAESLERDVDDLLVTILDRERHADHIRQIREAGARVKLIGDGDVIASLAVAVRGSGVHCLMGSGGAPEGVLSAAAMKCLGGHIQGKFIAEDDAQRERFKLMGVEEGRIYKTHELAPGREIVFSATGITSGDLLYGVRRFGGGARTHTLVMGHATRVVRFIDTVHLEDDGARVTVRI; this is translated from the coding sequence ATGAACAACAATCCAACCGAGGCGGAACTCCGCTCTCAGCAGTTTGAACATGCCCTGGTGCTGGAAACCGCCCGCGTGACCGAAGCGGCAGCGCTGGCCGCCAGCAGCTGGGTGGGCATGGGCGACAAGAATGCCGTAGACGGCGCCGGCACCACGGCCATGCGTGAAGTTCTGAGCAGCCTGAACATTCGCGGCACCGTGGTGATCGGGGAAGGCGAGATGGACGAAGCCCCCATGCTGTATATCGGCGAGGAGCTGGGCCAGGGCGAATACGAGGTGGACATCGCCGTGGACCCGGTCGAAGGCACCAGCGTGACCGCCAAGGGCCTGCCCAACGGTATCGCCGTGATTGCCCTGAGTGAGAAGGGCGGCCTGATGCACGCCCCCGACTGCTACATGGAAAAGCTGGTGGTGCCCCCGCCCGCCGCCAACAAGGTCAGCCTGGACTACTCCATTGCCGAGAACCTGAAAATCATCGCCGAGTCGCTGGAGCGTGATGTGGACGACCTGCTGGTCACCATTCTGGACCGTGAGCGGCACGCCGACCATATCCGCCAGATTCGCGAAGCCGGTGCCCGCGTCAAGCTGATTGGCGACGGCGACGTGATTGCCAGCCTGGCCGTGGCGGTGCGCGGCAGCGGTGTGCACTGCCTGATGGGCTCGGGCGGCGCACCCGAAGGCGTGCTGAGTGCCGCCGCCATGAAGTGCCTGGGCGGTCATATCCAGGGCAAATTCATCGCCGAGGACGACGCCCAGCGTGAGCGTTTCAAGCTGATGGGCGTGGAGGAAGGCCGCATCTACAAGACCCACGAACTGGCGCCAGGCCGCGAAATCGTGTTCAGCGCCACCGGCATTACCAGCGGTGACCTGCTGTACGGGGTGCGCCGTTTCGGCGGCGGTGCCCGCACCCACACCCTGGTGATGGGGCACGCCACCCGCGTGGTCCGCTTCATTGATACGGTGCATCTGGAAGACGACGGCGCCCGCGTAACCGTGCGTATTTGA
- a CDS encoding SDR family NAD(P)-dependent oxidoreductase, whose protein sequence is MLSGVTQVLPIPDPTPRFLEGQVIAVTGADRGFGRVMAQGLADAGATLVLVGKQGEQLAGLASLIERSGATAIPMQADVSVPLDWMKVQKRILEIFGALQGVVHSADKRAHPSLTLLSENEWMELFQANMKSSVGIAQTMRQRLPQSWLTIVGPHLDEGGLQGHTLRGGLRGLVESVRGEQFRINLLLPSRSPSGEDDLDMGVVNVVTALASPALMHLNGLCIDVPLPEIQRSELDQLSPEQRANFMLPRSPQGGQG, encoded by the coding sequence ATGCTGAGCGGCGTGACCCAGGTGTTGCCCATTCCCGACCCCACGCCCCGGTTCCTGGAGGGGCAGGTCATCGCCGTGACTGGAGCCGACCGGGGCTTTGGCCGGGTGATGGCCCAGGGCCTGGCCGACGCGGGGGCCACCCTGGTGCTGGTGGGCAAGCAGGGCGAGCAGCTGGCCGGCCTCGCCAGCCTGATAGAGCGCAGCGGCGCCACCGCGATTCCCATGCAGGCGGACGTGTCGGTGCCGCTGGACTGGATGAAGGTGCAAAAGCGCATTCTGGAGATTTTCGGAGCGCTGCAGGGTGTGGTGCACTCGGCCGACAAGCGGGCACACCCGTCACTGACCCTGCTGAGCGAGAACGAGTGGATGGAGCTGTTTCAGGCCAACATGAAAAGCAGCGTGGGCATCGCCCAGACCATGCGCCAGCGCCTGCCGCAGTCGTGGCTGACCATCGTGGGGCCGCATCTGGACGAGGGCGGCCTGCAGGGGCACACCCTGCGCGGCGGTCTGCGCGGGCTGGTAGAGAGCGTGCGCGGCGAGCAGTTCCGCATCAACTTGCTGCTGCCCAGCCGCTCGCCCAGCGGTGAGGACGACCTGGACATGGGCGTGGTCAATGTCGTCACTGCACTGGCCTCGCCGGCCCTGATGCACCTCAACGGCCTGTGCATCGATGTGCCGCTGCCCGAAATTCAGCGCTCGGAGCTGGACCAACTTTCGCCCGAGCAGCGGGCCAACTTCATGCTACCCCGGTCCCCGCAGGGAGGACAGGGCTGA
- the nrdR gene encoding transcriptional regulator NrdR → MHCPYCSAPDSRVINSRPSDEGASIRRRRECQSCSRRFTTYERTQLEPLMVVKRGGVRQAFNPDKLLRGLLLAAEKRPVEEGALRAFAYSFEDEVGRPEISSEDIGRRAMAFLRPLDDVAYIRFASVYRDFDSVEHFLEEIQGLRRSDGEAAGQDTASGEKSSGGSGAS, encoded by the coding sequence ATGCACTGCCCCTACTGCTCGGCCCCCGACAGCCGGGTCATCAACTCGCGTCCCAGCGACGAGGGCGCCAGCATCCGCCGCCGCCGCGAGTGTCAGAGCTGCTCGCGGCGCTTTACCACCTACGAGCGCACCCAGCTGGAACCGCTGATGGTCGTCAAGCGCGGTGGCGTGCGCCAGGCCTTTAATCCCGACAAGCTGCTGCGCGGGCTGCTGCTGGCCGCCGAGAAGCGCCCCGTAGAGGAAGGAGCGCTGCGGGCGTTCGCCTACTCGTTCGAGGACGAAGTGGGCCGGCCCGAAATCAGCTCCGAGGACATCGGCCGCCGGGCGATGGCGTTTCTGCGTCCGCTGGACGACGTGGCCTATATCCGCTTTGCCAGCGTGTACCGCGACTTCGATTCGGTCGAGCACTTTCTGGAAGAAATCCAGGGCCTGCGCCGCAGCGACGGGGAAGCGGCCGGCCAGGATACGGCCAGCGGGGAGAAAAGCAGCGGGGGCAGCGGGGCCAGCTAA
- a CDS encoding lysophospholipid acyltransferase family protein, which produces MAPRSPTWMNRPHTFTSRLASAALRLAGWQVVLAPLPGPRVVAVAAPHTSNADFWPGIFWRWATRSPARWVAKHSLFRPPVGWLLRWWGGLPVDRRRAGGNFVDAVVQIIRESDEIMLTIAPEGTRTRTEHWKTGFYYMALEANVPIAVTVMDWGRKRFGIVGYVQPTGDIDADFAAIRELLRGVQGHTPENMGPVVPRPAGE; this is translated from the coding sequence ATGGCTCCACGCTCCCCGACCTGGATGAACCGCCCCCATACGTTTACCTCCCGGCTGGCCTCGGCGGCGCTGCGGCTGGCCGGCTGGCAGGTGGTGCTGGCGCCCCTCCCTGGCCCACGGGTTGTGGCGGTGGCCGCCCCCCACACGTCCAACGCGGACTTCTGGCCCGGCATCTTCTGGCGTTGGGCCACCCGCAGCCCGGCCCGCTGGGTGGCGAAACACAGCCTGTTCCGGCCGCCCGTAGGCTGGCTGCTGCGCTGGTGGGGCGGCCTTCCGGTAGACCGCCGCCGCGCCGGGGGCAACTTTGTGGACGCGGTGGTGCAGATTATCCGTGAGTCGGACGAAATCATGCTGACCATCGCCCCCGAGGGCACCCGCACCCGCACCGAGCACTGGAAGACTGGCTTTTATTACATGGCGCTGGAGGCGAATGTACCTATCGCCGTCACGGTGATGGACTGGGGCCGCAAGCGCTTCGGCATTGTGGGCTACGTCCAGCCGACCGGCGACATAGACGCCGATTTCGCCGCCATCCGTGAGCTGCTGCGCGGCGTGCAGGGACACACGCCAGAGAACATGGGGCCAGTGGTGCCCCGCCCGGCGGGGGAATAG
- a CDS encoding SDR family oxidoreductase, whose protein sequence is MTEPKNDVQNQFEQRDPLTQYPQPPFPRQPQEAPGLTSAMQPLPDHGEQSYQGFGRLQGRRALITGGDSGIGRAVAIAYAREGADVAINYLPEEESDAQEVVRLIEAAGRRAVALPGDLREREFCDDLVARTVSELGGLDILVVNAGKQVSRDAIADITDQQFDDTMKVNVYAMFWLCRAAVPHLEPGASIVVTSSIQASKPSKNLLDYAATKAAEVAFAQALSGQLADKGIRVNAVAPGPVWTPLQPSGGQPQSKVQQFGESVPLGRPGQPAELASVYVLLASQESSYITGAVIPVTGGTLF, encoded by the coding sequence ATGACCGAGCCGAAGAACGACGTGCAGAATCAATTCGAGCAGCGCGATCCCCTGACCCAGTATCCCCAGCCTCCCTTTCCCCGCCAGCCGCAGGAGGCGCCCGGCCTGACCTCGGCCATGCAGCCGCTGCCCGACCACGGCGAGCAGAGTTACCAGGGGTTCGGCCGCCTGCAGGGCCGCCGCGCCCTGATTACCGGGGGAGACTCAGGCATCGGGCGGGCAGTGGCCATTGCCTACGCCCGCGAGGGCGCCGACGTGGCCATCAACTACCTGCCGGAAGAGGAAAGTGACGCGCAGGAGGTGGTGCGCCTGATTGAGGCGGCCGGACGGCGCGCCGTGGCCCTGCCCGGCGACCTGCGCGAGCGCGAGTTCTGCGACGACCTGGTGGCGCGCACGGTAAGCGAGCTGGGCGGGCTGGACATTCTGGTGGTCAACGCCGGCAAGCAGGTCAGCCGGGACGCCATCGCCGACATCACCGACCAGCAGTTCGACGACACCATGAAGGTGAACGTGTACGCCATGTTCTGGCTGTGCCGCGCTGCTGTGCCGCACCTGGAACCGGGGGCCAGCATCGTCGTGACATCCAGCATCCAGGCATCCAAGCCGTCCAAGAACCTGCTGGACTACGCCGCCACCAAGGCCGCCGAGGTGGCCTTCGCGCAGGCGCTGTCGGGTCAGCTGGCCGACAAGGGCATCCGCGTGAATGCGGTGGCGCCCGGTCCGGTCTGGACCCCGCTGCAGCCCAGCGGCGGGCAGCCGCAGAGCAAGGTGCAGCAGTTCGGCGAGTCGGTCCCGCTGGGCCGCCCCGGTCAGCCGGCCGAGCTGGCCAGCGTCTATGTGCTGCTGGCCTCGCAGGAAAGCAGTTACATCACCGGCGCCGTGATTCCGGTGACGGGCGGCACCCTGTTCTGA
- a CDS encoding (2Fe-2S) ferredoxin domain-containing protein produces MTKAGPKYFPTAGHLLVCQGQSCQARGSQLLYQALWQALDREHLAYYKAGGQVRLTGSGCLGACSFGPTVCVYRERAGALEQGWYAAMDFSQALALAHAVQEEADLPAEHRYGPTPQGTAQGTP; encoded by the coding sequence ATGACCAAAGCCGGCCCGAAATATTTCCCCACCGCCGGGCACCTGCTGGTCTGCCAGGGCCAGAGCTGCCAGGCCAGAGGGTCGCAGCTGCTGTATCAGGCGCTGTGGCAGGCGCTGGACCGTGAACACCTGGCCTACTACAAGGCGGGCGGGCAGGTCCGGCTGACCGGGAGCGGCTGCCTGGGCGCTTGCTCGTTCGGGCCTACGGTGTGCGTGTACCGCGAGCGGGCCGGGGCGCTGGAGCAGGGCTGGTACGCCGCGATGGACTTTTCTCAGGCCCTGGCTCTGGCCCACGCCGTGCAGGAGGAGGCGGACCTGCCTGCCGAGCACCGCTACGGCCCCACGCCGCAGGGCACAGCGCAGGGAACGCCGTAA
- a CDS encoding ABC transporter ATP-binding protein, whose translation MSFPATFAAQGLNVYAGDVHAVQDVSVSFAAGQLSAVIGPNGAGKSTLLRGMLGLTPLHGGAVELLGRPLASWLRTERARQLAYLAQTEGLPADARVRDVVALGRGAGEWKWGLFPVRPWSAEDEAAVLDAMTRTDTLAFAERRVSELSGGEAQRVALARALAARPHFLILDEPTNHLDLAYALDVMRYLRAEVRRGVGVIAVLHDLNLAARADWLVLLHGGRVLAAGTPRQVLTPHNVQTAYGVQVEVVQAGDRLVLVPVE comes from the coding sequence ATGAGCTTCCCGGCCACGTTTGCCGCGCAGGGGCTGAACGTGTACGCGGGCGACGTTCACGCGGTGCAGGACGTGTCTGTATCGTTCGCGGCGGGGCAGCTGAGCGCCGTGATAGGCCCCAACGGTGCCGGCAAATCCACCCTGCTGCGCGGCATGCTGGGCCTGACCCCTCTGCACGGCGGCGCCGTGGAACTGCTGGGCCGCCCACTTGCCAGCTGGCTCCGCACCGAGCGGGCGCGGCAGCTGGCCTACCTGGCCCAGACCGAGGGGCTGCCCGCAGACGCCCGTGTGCGCGACGTGGTGGCGCTGGGACGCGGCGCGGGCGAGTGGAAATGGGGCCTGTTCCCGGTGCGGCCCTGGTCCGCCGAGGACGAGGCCGCCGTGCTGGACGCCATGACCCGCACCGACACGCTGGCCTTTGCGGAGCGCCGCGTGAGCGAGCTGTCGGGCGGCGAGGCGCAGCGGGTAGCCCTGGCCCGCGCCCTGGCCGCCCGGCCCCACTTCCTGATTCTGGACGAACCCACCAACCATCTGGACCTGGCCTACGCGCTGGACGTGATGCGCTACCTGCGCGCCGAGGTGAGGCGCGGCGTGGGCGTGATTGCCGTACTGCACGACCTGAACCTGGCCGCCCGCGCCGACTGGCTGGTGCTGCTGCATGGGGGGCGTGTGCTGGCTGCCGGCACGCCGCGGCAGGTGCTGACCCCGCACAACGTCCAGACGGCTTACGGCGTGCAGGTTGAAGTGGTGCAGGCGGGGGACCGGCTGGTGCTGGTGCCGGTGGAGTAA
- a CDS encoding FecCD family ABC transporter permease, with protein sequence MGLNSGRLALLVTLVLLVLLAAVLGVAVGSVAIPPAEVLDTVLRGLSGHLREEDTIIWDIRLPRVVMALLVGACLSVCGGAFQGVFRNPLADPYLLGVASGAAVGATAGLLLDLPRGLVPLLSMLTALGAVLVTLGLGRAGRRYPPTRLILAGVVVGSFLSAVTTFLIMRGEDRAREVLAYTLGDLSFASWADIAQVLPYAAVGCGVLVALGRALDLLQLGDLTASSLGLPVERLRLLVIVAASLATAAAVSYTGVIGFVGLIVPHTVRLIWGPSHRTLLPISALAGGLLLVLADLLARTTPLYQVGIVTTLLGGPFFLYLLRRVKV encoded by the coding sequence GTGGGCCTGAATTCGGGTCGGCTGGCCCTGCTGGTCACCCTGGTGCTGCTGGTGCTGCTGGCCGCCGTGCTGGGCGTGGCCGTGGGCAGCGTAGCGATTCCCCCGGCCGAGGTGCTGGACACGGTGCTGCGCGGTCTGAGCGGACACCTGCGCGAAGAAGACACCATTATCTGGGATATCCGGCTTCCCCGGGTGGTCATGGCGCTGCTGGTTGGGGCCTGCCTCTCGGTGTGTGGTGGGGCGTTTCAGGGGGTGTTCCGCAACCCGCTGGCCGATCCTTACCTGCTGGGCGTGGCCAGTGGGGCGGCGGTCGGGGCCACGGCGGGGCTGCTGCTGGACCTGCCACGCGGCCTGGTCCCGCTGCTGAGTATGCTGACCGCGCTGGGGGCGGTGCTGGTCACGCTGGGGCTGGGGCGTGCGGGACGGCGCTACCCGCCCACCCGGCTGATTCTGGCCGGGGTGGTGGTCGGCAGCTTTCTGAGCGCGGTGACCACTTTCCTCATCATGCGCGGCGAGGACCGGGCCCGCGAGGTGCTGGCCTATACGCTGGGCGATCTCAGCTTCGCCAGTTGGGCCGATATCGCTCAGGTGCTGCCCTACGCGGCCGTGGGCTGCGGCGTGCTGGTGGCGCTGGGCCGCGCCCTAGACCTGCTGCAACTGGGCGACCTGACCGCGTCCAGCCTGGGCCTGCCGGTAGAACGGCTGCGGCTGCTGGTCATCGTGGCGGCCAGCCTGGCGACGGCGGCGGCAGTGTCGTACACCGGGGTGATCGGTTTCGTGGGCCTGATCGTGCCCCATACGGTGCGCCTGATTTGGGGCCCCAGCCACCGCACACTGCTGCCCATTTCGGCGCTCGCGGGCGGGCTGCTGCTGGTGCTGGCCGACCTGCTGGCCCGCACCACCCCGCTGTATCAGGTGGGTATCGTGACCACACTGCTGGGGGGACCGTTCTTCCTGTATCTGCTGCGGCGGGTCAAGGTATGA
- a CDS encoding lysophospholipid acyltransferase family protein — MSDAAPQPAQAPVAEQIPTVDPLVYQLVLQATYLPILLGGGHLEVHGREHVPPAGTPLILAANHRHGLDPFVLARGVPAATGRRVQFMAKRELFVPGLGAVLRRGGTFPVDREGQDVGSVRTALRVLGAGGTLGIFPEGTRSGGQMHGGVALLALKGRAPVVPAGIWHEGPRWVLRLGEPLPPSLGAKALLAELEREITRLSQPFGQTWA, encoded by the coding sequence ATGTCAGACGCCGCGCCGCAGCCCGCCCAGGCCCCTGTGGCCGAGCAGATTCCTACGGTGGACCCCCTTGTCTACCAGCTGGTGTTGCAGGCCACCTACCTGCCCATCCTGCTGGGGGGCGGGCACCTTGAGGTGCATGGGCGGGAACACGTTCCGCCGGCCGGTACGCCGCTGATTCTTGCCGCCAACCACCGCCACGGACTGGACCCCTTCGTGCTGGCGCGGGGGGTGCCGGCCGCCACGGGCCGCCGGGTACAGTTCATGGCCAAGCGTGAGCTGTTCGTGCCGGGACTGGGGGCGGTGCTGCGCCGGGGCGGCACTTTTCCGGTGGACCGTGAGGGGCAGGATGTGGGCTCGGTGCGTACCGCGCTGCGGGTACTGGGGGCAGGCGGCACCCTGGGGATTTTCCCCGAGGGCACCCGCTCAGGCGGGCAGATGCACGGGGGAGTCGCGCTGCTGGCGCTCAAAGGCCGCGCCCCGGTCGTGCCGGCCGGCATCTGGCATGAGGGCCCACGCTGGGTGCTGCGGCTGGGAGAACCGCTGCCGCCCTCGCTGGGGGCCAAAGCCCTGCTGGCCGAACTGGAGCGTGAAATTACCCGGTTGTCGCAACCCTTCGGGCAGACGTGGGCCTGA
- the xseB gene encoding exodeoxyribonuclease VII small subunit, which yields MPRAKAVQEPTYREAYATLSRIVTELENGETDLDRVLPLLEEARAAYEVCQGRIAAVAQAVGSAGWLEDGAEGTEGMEEDGADGEEE from the coding sequence ATGCCCAGAGCCAAAGCTGTCCAGGAGCCCACCTACCGCGAAGCCTACGCGACCCTCAGCCGCATCGTGACCGAGCTGGAGAATGGTGAGACCGACCTGGACCGGGTGCTGCCGCTGCTCGAAGAGGCCCGCGCCGCTTACGAGGTCTGCCAGGGCCGCATCGCCGCGGTGGCGCAGGCGGTGGGCAGTGCCGGCTGGCTGGAAGACGGCGCTGAGGGCACGGAGGGCATGGAGGAGGACGGAGCGGACGGGGAAGAGGAGTAG